The Trueperaceae bacterium genome contains a region encoding:
- a CDS encoding response regulator transcription factor: MHIVLMEDERDIADAIIDVLENDRFDVVWVRTPEEAIEAFVERDVAAAVLDVMIGSNLDAGFDLARHLRESGYPGAILFLSARDATEDRVRGLDLGADDYLAKPFSLTELAARVRALTRRAVGQRAPGISVGDVHVDLTARSASRQGRPVDLSRKEFEVLEWLALHRERTVPTQELVEGIFPSAASGAAVVRVYVRQLRQKLGRDVIATVRGGYRVRDP; this comes from the coding sequence ATGCACATCGTGCTGATGGAGGACGAGCGCGACATTGCCGACGCCATCATCGACGTCCTCGAGAACGACCGGTTCGACGTCGTTTGGGTCCGGACGCCCGAGGAGGCTATCGAGGCGTTCGTCGAGCGTGACGTCGCCGCCGCCGTTCTCGACGTCATGATCGGATCCAACCTCGACGCCGGCTTCGATCTCGCGCGGCACTTGCGAGAGAGCGGCTACCCAGGCGCCATCTTGTTCCTTTCCGCTCGCGACGCGACGGAGGATCGCGTTCGCGGACTCGACTTGGGGGCCGACGACTACCTCGCCAAACCGTTCAGCCTCACCGAACTCGCGGCGCGCGTGCGCGCCCTGACGCGGCGAGCGGTCGGGCAACGCGCGCCAGGGATATCGGTGGGCGACGTCCACGTCGATCTGACCGCGCGCTCGGCATCGAGACAAGGGCGCCCGGTCGACCTGAGCCGGAAGGAGTTCGAAGTGCTCGAATGGCTGGCCCTCCACCGGGAGCGCACGGTGCCGACCCAGGAGCTCGTCGAAGGGATTTTCCCATCGGCGGCGTCGGGAGCGGCCGTCGTGCGCGTGTACGTCCGGCAACTTCGTCAGAAACTCGGTCGTGACGTCATCGCCACCGTCCGCGGCGGCTACCGCGTCCGCGACCCGTGA
- a CDS encoding HAMP domain-containing sensor histidine kinase, with the protein MSFRRTVLLTLVGIVLAVTGLEALFDLAWEARRRAAFPPGFDAVAPESFDADLVADLLDVPIVVAVALLAARWLTRRISAPIERLTRAANALAETERSSSVPVPAGDDALSDLAHAFNRMSASVHESLERERAFTRYVSHELRTPLTALSVQLERAELGLVSADTALPAASRQARRMQETLAVLLDLGRASRRELVPRPLRDVIDDVRADVPETEIRSPAPIPNVRVSDALLLSQALRNLMENVARHATGVADVRATIRGRELDVVISDYGPGMPEAANGSQDAQDVGGSGPDVGRGLGLALVRSITATLGGELHFNNRPDGLDVSLTVPLVTQGGSES; encoded by the coding sequence GTGAGCTTCCGCCGAACCGTACTCCTGACCCTGGTCGGGATCGTCCTTGCCGTCACGGGGCTCGAGGCCCTGTTCGATCTGGCGTGGGAGGCCCGACGAAGGGCCGCGTTTCCCCCAGGGTTCGACGCCGTGGCTCCCGAATCGTTCGACGCCGATCTCGTCGCCGACCTGCTGGACGTCCCCATCGTCGTTGCGGTCGCGCTCCTCGCGGCGCGGTGGCTCACGCGCCGCATCAGTGCTCCGATCGAGCGATTGACCCGCGCCGCCAACGCGTTGGCCGAGACGGAGCGCTCGAGCTCGGTCCCGGTACCCGCTGGAGACGACGCCCTCTCGGACCTCGCCCACGCCTTCAACCGCATGAGCGCCTCGGTCCACGAGTCGCTGGAACGCGAACGGGCCTTCACACGCTACGTCTCTCACGAACTTCGAACGCCTCTGACGGCCTTGTCGGTGCAGCTCGAACGCGCCGAGCTCGGCTTGGTCTCCGCGGACACCGCCCTCCCGGCGGCCAGCCGTCAGGCGCGTCGCATGCAGGAAACGTTGGCCGTCCTCCTCGACCTCGGACGCGCCTCGCGCCGTGAACTGGTGCCACGCCCCCTTCGCGACGTCATCGACGACGTTCGCGCCGACGTTCCCGAGACGGAGATTCGATCGCCCGCACCCATCCCGAACGTCCGCGTTTCGGACGCCCTCCTGCTGTCGCAAGCGCTTCGCAACCTCATGGAGAACGTGGCCCGCCACGCGACGGGGGTCGCCGACGTCCGCGCCACGATCCGGGGGCGCGAGCTGGACGTGGTGATTTCCGATTATGGGCCCGGCATGCCGGAGGCCGCGAACGGCTCGCAGGATGCGCAGGACGTGGGCGGGAGCGGTCCGGACGTCGGTCGTGGTCTGGGGCTCGCCCTCGTGCGAAGCATCACCGCGACGCTAGGGGGCGAACTCCACTTCAACAACCGCCCCGACGGCCTCGACGTATCCCTGACGGTCCCCCTCGTCACGCAAGGGGGGTCGGAGTCCTGA
- the rpoD gene encoding RNA polymerase sigma factor RpoD, translating to PKGSDAPPDGAAATATEVDTQGREVPIWLDTEPIRALLTLGREQGSLDTEEISGAFNRALAGLGLEPEDQHFEDLMKRLEQEGVTIVDLAEDEVIEDEEDEEELQPEEMDPDGPLGIAAMEARAEAMADARVRTNDPVRQYLQEIGRVKLLTLEEEISLARRIEEGEAASATLDEVGETLDARERRRLQRIVEDGELARKHLIEANLRLVVSIAKKYNGRGMSFLDLIQEGNQGLIRAVEKFEYRRRYKFSTYATWWIRQAINRAIADQSRTIRIPVHMVETINKLTRASRRLQQELSREPTYAEIADAMGPEWNGEKVEEAFKLTREPFSLETPIGDEEDSFYGDFIPDDQIESPIDEASKTMLGEELEDALDKLNEREAQVLKMRKGLVDGREHTLEEVGQFFGVTRERIRQIENKALRKLKYHESRTRKLRDFLE from the coding sequence GCCGAAGGGGTCCGACGCGCCGCCGGACGGCGCCGCCGCGACGGCGACCGAGGTCGACACGCAGGGGCGCGAGGTACCGATCTGGCTCGACACCGAGCCGATCCGCGCCCTCCTCACGCTCGGACGCGAACAGGGGTCGCTCGATACCGAGGAGATCTCCGGCGCATTCAACCGGGCCCTGGCGGGCCTCGGGCTCGAGCCCGAGGATCAGCACTTCGAAGACCTCATGAAGCGCCTCGAGCAGGAGGGCGTCACGATCGTCGACCTCGCCGAGGACGAAGTGATCGAGGACGAGGAGGACGAGGAGGAGCTGCAGCCCGAGGAGATGGATCCCGACGGCCCGCTCGGCATCGCCGCCATGGAGGCTCGCGCCGAAGCGATGGCGGACGCCCGCGTGCGCACGAACGACCCGGTCCGGCAGTACCTGCAGGAGATCGGCCGCGTGAAGCTGCTGACGCTCGAGGAGGAGATCAGCCTCGCCCGCCGCATCGAGGAGGGGGAGGCGGCGTCGGCCACCCTGGACGAGGTCGGGGAGACGTTGGACGCCCGGGAGCGGCGGCGGCTGCAGCGCATCGTCGAGGACGGCGAGTTGGCCCGCAAGCACCTCATCGAAGCGAACCTGCGCCTGGTCGTCAGCATCGCCAAGAAGTACAACGGGCGCGGCATGAGTTTCCTGGACCTCATTCAGGAGGGCAACCAGGGCCTCATTCGCGCGGTCGAGAAGTTCGAGTACCGACGCCGCTACAAGTTCTCGACGTACGCCACCTGGTGGATTCGGCAGGCGATCAACCGCGCCATCGCGGATCAGTCGCGGACCATCCGCATCCCCGTGCACATGGTCGAGACCATCAACAAACTCACGCGCGCCAGCCGGCGACTGCAGCAGGAGCTCTCCCGCGAACCGACCTACGCCGAGATCGCCGACGCGATGGGGCCGGAATGGAACGGCGAGAAGGTCGAGGAGGCCTTCAAGTTGACGCGCGAGCCGTTCAGCCTCGAGACCCCCATCGGGGACGAGGAGGACAGCTTCTACGGCGACTTCATCCCCGACGACCAGATCGAGAGCCCGATCGACGAGGCCAGCAAGACGATGCTCGGAGAGGAGCTCGAGGACGCCCTCGACAAGCTCAACGAGCGCGAAGCGCAGGTCCTGAAGATGCGCAAAGGCCTCGTCGACGGTCGCGAACACACCCTCGAAGAGGTCGGGCAGTTCTTCGGGGTGACCCGCGAACGCATCCGCCAAATCGAAAACAAGGCGCTCCGCAAACTCAAGTACCACGAGAGCCGCACCCGGAAGTTGCGGGACTTCCTGGAGTGA